TGCCTTCATCTTCTGCCTTGAGCAATTCAAATGCTTCTGCGATATCTGGAAGCAATCCTAAACGACTGTACTCAACCAGTACTTTGACCAAATTGATGGCTTCTGCGCTTAGCTTGCCTTCACTGACTTTAAGGAAAATCCGCTCCAGTTCACTTGCATCCAGTTTTGGATTATCAATGGCGGCTTTGATTTGCTCATTTGAGGCAATGCCAGATAACAAGGCCAATTCATCAGACCAGGTAGCCAGCGATTTCTTTTCTTTAGCAAGCCTGAATACTGCTACAGCATAGGGTCTTGCGATGGTAATTGCTTCAGCCATGTGCGTTCCTATAGCTCTTTCGCAATGGCATCAAGAATCTCAGCATGTGCTTTAGCATCAATTTCTTTACGCAAAATCTTCTCAGCACCTGCAATTGCCAGAGCAGATACTTGCTGACGTAAACCTTCTTTAGCACGGTTTACTTCTTGATCAATTTCAGCTTTTGCACTGCCAATAATGCGATCAGCTTCTGATTTTGCGTTGCCTTTAGCTTCTTCAATCAAATCAGTCGCGCGCTTTTCAGCTTGTGCAATGATTTGTGAAGCAAGTTGCTTGGCTTCAGTAATTGCTTCAGATGATTTCTTCGATGCTTGTTCCAACTCGGTTTTGCCACGCTCACCAGCGGCCAAACCGTCAGCAATTTCCTTTTGACGGGCTTCAATCGCGTTCATGAGTGGCGGCCAGACAAATTTCGTGGTGAACATAATCAACACGAAAAAGGCTATCGCCTGTGCAACTAGTGTAAATCCGATATCCATTTTTGCTCCTGACTGTTATGCCCGATGGCATAACAGATTTATATAGCCCAAACGTTTATTTAGCCCAGACCCCAAAAGAGTCGAAAGCTTAATTAAATTAGCTAACTACAATTAACCAAGTACGCTTAACAGTGGGTTTGCGAATGCAAACATCATTGCCAGACCAACGCCGATAATGAATGATGCATCGATCAAACCTAACAGCAAGAACACTTTACCTTGCAATGCTGGGATCATTTCTGGCTGACGAGCTGCACCATCCAAGAAACTTGCGCACATAATACCGATACCGATACAGGCACCTGCTGCGCCCAGACCAATGATCAAGCCAATACCAATACCTGTATATGCTTGTACCATGGCTAAAAGTTGTAAATGTTCCATTGTGTTTCCTTTCGCTATTGTGGTTTTAACTACTTACTTTAAGTCTTACTACTAAAACTAGTGACTTTCGTGCGCCATCGCCAGATAGACGACGGTAAGCATCATAAAAATGAACGCTTGCAGCACAACAATCAAAATGTGGAAAATTGACCAGCCAGCACCAAGAATTGCGCCAAATATCGTGCCAGTCAGGCCAGTTGCTGCCCAGAGTCCGAGCAGCAGGAAAATCACCTCACCCGCATACATGTTGCCAAATAAACGAAGTGAATGTGAAAGCGGTTTTGAAATATATTCGATGAGGTTAAATGCGAAGTTTGCAGGCCAAACGAGGGGATGTGTGCCGAAAGGTGAACAGAACAGCTCGTGTATCCAGCCGCCTAGGCCTTTTGCCTTGATGGCAAAGAAAATCATTAAAATCCACACTGTGAGCGCTAGAGCAAAGGT
This genomic window from Methyloradius palustris contains:
- a CDS encoding F0F1 ATP synthase subunit delta yields the protein MAEAITIARPYAVAVFRLAKEKKSLATWSDELALLSGIASNEQIKAAIDNPKLDASELERIFLKVSEGKLSAEAINLVKVLVEYSRLGLLPDIAEAFELLKAEDEGTLEAEITAAAKPTDAQVKTVVKQLEAKFGKKVEAQVKLDPELIGGIKIVIGDTVIDASVRGQLQIMAYALKG
- a CDS encoding F0F1 ATP synthase subunit B; translation: MDIGFTLVAQAIAFFVLIMFTTKFVWPPLMNAIEARQKEIADGLAAGERGKTELEQASKKSSEAITEAKQLASQIIAQAEKRATDLIEEAKGNAKSEADRIIGSAKAEIDQEVNRAKEGLRQQVSALAIAGAEKILRKEIDAKAHAEILDAIAKEL
- the atpE gene encoding F0F1 ATP synthase subunit C codes for the protein MEHLQLLAMVQAYTGIGIGLIIGLGAAGACIGIGIMCASFLDGAARQPEMIPALQGKVFLLLGLIDASFIIGVGLAMMFAFANPLLSVLG